A window from Cryptomeria japonica chromosome 1, Sugi_1.0, whole genome shotgun sequence encodes these proteins:
- the LOC131050421 gene encoding serine carboxypeptidase 1-like isoform X2, whose product MHGLSLSLATLEASLTAYIPGPMYFDLNYTGGLPKLIDNPHSWTKVCNIIFLDSPAGTGFSYSNTTADYVYGEFKIVSDAYAFLIKWFEAYPEFLSNPLYIGGDSYSGLIVPMLTQKIADGIEAGAKPLLNIKGYLVGNGETDYFFDNAQVPFGHGMALISDEIYETTKQACNGNYTSTNPSCQSKVESIYEQFFSHLNKASILDPSCYPITMKQEKVSGQKEPGKGHEKLEVLDQLNEARRKVWSTRFTVHDGFHRIPLHFGYEDKPCPSLDKYNLSDIWAKSPFVRKTIHALPENITGVWKRCTPRFKYKRDVTSVIIYHKNLTKRGYRALIYSGDHDLVIPYVGTEAWVRSLGYSIVEEWRSWFVDGQVAGYTRAYNHNLTFATVKGAGHTAPEYKPREAFSMFISWIFGKPF is encoded by the exons GCCCAATGTATTTTGATCTCAATTACACTGGGGGTTTACCCAAACTAATTGACAATCCACATTCTTGGACTAAG GTGTGCAACATCATTTTTCTTGATTCACCAGCTGGGACTGGGTTTTCCTACTCCAATACAACCGCAGACTACGTTTATGGAGAATTTAAGATTGTCTCCGATGCATACGCTTTTCTTATTAAG TGGTTTGAGGCATACCCTGAGTTTCTATCTAATCCACTATACATTGGAGGAGATTCTTATTCGGGTCTTATTGTACCAATGTTGACACAGAAAATAGCAGATG GTATTGAAGCCGGTGCAAAACCACTCCTAAATATTAAG GGCTATCTGGTTGGTAATGGGGAGACGGATTATTTTTTTGACAATGCACAGGTGCCCTTTGGACATGGAATGGCCCTCATATCAGATGAAATATACGAG ACAACAAAGCAGGCTTGCAATGGTAATTATACATCCACAAATCCTTCATGTCAATCCAAAGTAGAGTCAATATATGAG CAATTTTTTTCCCATCTCAATAAAGCTTCTATCCTCGACCCAAGTTGTTACCCCATTACAATGAAGCAAGAAAAAGTAAGCGGTCAGAAAGAACCAGGAAAGGGACACGAGAAATTGGAAGTACTAGATCAGCTTAACGAAGCAAGGAGAAAAGTTTGGTCCACAAGGTTTACAGTTCATGATGGTTTTCACCGAATCCCCCTTCATTTTGGCTATGAAGACAAGCCCTGCCCTTCTCTG GACAAATATAACCTTTCGGATATCTGGGCAAAAAGTCCTTTTGTCAGGAAAACAATTCATGCTCTACCG GAGAACATAACAGGGGTGTGGAAAAGATGTACTCCTCGTTTTAAATATAAACGTGATGTTACAAGTGTGATTATATATCACAAAAATCTAACCAAGAGAGGTTATCGTGCTTTGATCTATAG TGGTGATCATGATTTGGTTATCCCATATGTTGGAACTGAGGCCTGGGTGAGATCATTAGGGTATTCAATAGTTGAGGAATGGAGGTCTTGGTTTGTAGATGGACAGGTTGCTGG ATACACAAGAGCATATAATCACAACCTTACATTTGCAACTGTGAAG ggAGCTGGACATACAGCACCAGAATACAAGCCCAGAGAAGCATTTTCGATGTTCATATCATGGATTTTTGGAAAACCTTTTTGA